A part of Limihaloglobus sulfuriphilus genomic DNA contains:
- the rplJ gene encoding 50S ribosomal protein L10 — protein sequence MSKYVKGLLQKQFESTFDGVNEFVVLSTVGIDGNTNNELRGSLLEKGVKMTVVRNSLMRHALKELGQDTAAELFDSGQCTVAYGGESVVDVAKMLVDSAKKIKKIQLKGAFVDGTVVDDKGVVDLSKMPSRAELQAAVVRIAQTPGSNLAGAITGPASYLAGCIKTIIEKAEEAA from the coding sequence ATGAGTAAATACGTTAAAGGATTACTTCAAAAGCAGTTTGAGAGCACTTTTGACGGAGTCAATGAATTTGTTGTTCTCTCTACCGTAGGTATCGACGGCAACACAAACAACGAGCTTCGCGGCAGTCTGCTCGAAAAGGGTGTCAAGATGACTGTGGTACGCAACAGCCTTATGCGTCACGCCCTCAAAGAGCTTGGCCAGGATACAGCAGCTGAACTGTTTGACTCCGGTCAGTGCACTGTTGCTTACGGCGGCGAGAGTGTTGTAGATGTAGCCAAAATGCTGGTGGATTCTGCCAAAAAAATTAAAAAAATCCAGCTCAAGGGAGCCTTTGTTGACGGTACAGTCGTTGACGATAAAGGCGTTGTGGATCTGTCCAAGATGCCCAGCCGTGCTGAACTTCAGGCTGCTGTTGTTCGTATTGCACAGACTCCAGGTTCAAATCTGGCCGGGGCTATCACAGGGCCGGCGAGCTATCTGGCAGGCTGCATAAAAACAATAATCGAGAAAGCCGAAGAAGCTGCTTGA
- the rpoB gene encoding DNA-directed RNA polymerase subunit beta — translation MGTRPVRNFGKIGDAVPVPDLTKVQRDAYSSFLQLDIPAHMREDKGLEALFRESFPIKKSDETMQLDYVKYELERPRFTPLECKELSLTYGHPLKVTCRFTIKETGEVQEQSVYIGDVPIMRGGGTFIINGAERVIVNQLHRSPGIDFRVDSKEGDRILHGAKIVPERGSWIELSVTKKDAMIIKIDQSNKIPATTFLRAMDEKYGETAEIIRLFYETQIVPVEELKPTMWTVGQVIDTETGEILVEAGSQLGDSIAQIQSSELETLEVVHETNDPLIFNTLAEDDASNHEQALVKIYSRLRPGNPLNAEKAKELFFEKFYDESRYRLGRVGRFRLNRKFNEDIDESLMTLEPRDFVNTLRYILDLRSPIKKAYIDDIDHLGNRRLRTIDELAADEIRKGLLKLRRTIEERMNIKEPDQIGKVSDIINSKAVSSSIEYFFGRGELSQVVDQTNILSQLTHERRLSALGPGGLNRKRAGFEVRDVHISHYGRICPIETPEGTNIGLIASLGIFSGVDEYGFLITPYRKVEDSQITGQVDYLRADEEMALVFTPPSSVDPENGKLKEGLLLARERGELTQTTREDVNYVDISPKQTVGISASLIPFLEHDDANRALMGSNMMRQAVPLLTTEAPLVGTGMESEVAKNSSMVLRAAEDGVVTYVDAMKIVVDDREEYELQKFRGLNERTCLNQQPLVVKGQNVKKGDIIADGGATNNGRLSLGKNVLVAFVPFDGYNFEDAILISENLVKDDAFTSVHIDSFTIEIRETKLGREEFTCDIPNVSERMLKNLDARGIVREGTRVGPNDILVGKISPKSKTELTPEEKLLHAIFGRAGEDVKNDSLIMPSGHEGVVIETKHFKRKASLSAEERAEQERDLEIYKESMNRRQIRIFRQMISSINDKLGIVIVDPTSKQKVGTSEYDEVILEQIETFTLDWVEDEKDRNKVKDLVNIYWPRIQEVQFEMERYVDSVKRGDELPSGVLEMVKVYIATKRPLSVGDKMAGRHGNKGVIARVLQQEDMPFLEDGTPCEIVLNPLGVPSRMNVGQILETHLGWAAKVLGFDAITSVFDGASEQDVVNVINEANQSVLERKEYCEKNNIAPDKDDIYATVPETLKTQLYDGRTGEEFEQRATVGYMYMLKLHHLVDEKIHARSTGPYSLITQQPLGGKARAGGQRFGEMEVWALEAYGAAYTLQELLTVKSDDMEGRSKIYESMVKGANTLEAGTPISFDVLCSEIKGLGLNISLEKNNQGNAPI, via the coding sequence ATGGGTACACGGCCAGTAAGGAATTTTGGTAAGATCGGAGACGCCGTCCCGGTACCGGACCTGACAAAGGTTCAGCGGGATGCGTACAGCAGTTTTCTGCAGCTTGATATTCCTGCGCACATGCGAGAAGACAAGGGGCTCGAGGCTCTTTTCCGTGAAAGCTTTCCCATAAAAAAATCTGATGAAACAATGCAGCTCGACTATGTGAAGTACGAGCTTGAACGGCCGCGGTTTACACCTCTTGAGTGCAAAGAGTTGAGTCTTACATACGGCCATCCGCTTAAGGTAACCTGCCGTTTTACGATCAAGGAAACCGGCGAGGTGCAGGAGCAGTCCGTTTATATCGGCGATGTGCCGATTATGCGCGGCGGCGGAACATTTATCATAAACGGTGCCGAGCGTGTAATTGTGAATCAGCTTCACAGAAGTCCCGGTATCGATTTTCGTGTTGACAGCAAAGAGGGCGACCGTATCCTTCACGGGGCAAAGATTGTTCCCGAACGAGGCAGCTGGATCGAGCTTAGCGTCACGAAAAAAGACGCGATGATTATCAAAATCGACCAGTCCAATAAGATCCCCGCTACTACGTTTCTGCGTGCAATGGATGAAAAATACGGAGAAACCGCCGAAATTATACGGCTTTTCTACGAAACGCAGATTGTTCCCGTTGAGGAGCTCAAGCCGACAATGTGGACCGTCGGCCAGGTCATAGACACCGAAACCGGTGAAATACTTGTTGAAGCAGGCTCTCAGCTTGGAGATTCAATCGCTCAGATTCAGTCCAGCGAGCTTGAAACTTTAGAGGTTGTGCATGAGACAAACGATCCGTTAATTTTCAACACCCTTGCAGAAGATGATGCGTCAAACCATGAACAGGCACTCGTAAAAATCTATTCGAGGCTCCGTCCGGGTAATCCTCTTAATGCGGAAAAAGCAAAAGAGCTGTTTTTCGAAAAATTCTACGACGAAAGCCGTTACCGCCTTGGCAGAGTGGGCCGTTTCCGTCTTAACAGGAAATTTAATGAGGACATTGATGAGTCTCTTATGACTCTTGAGCCTCGCGATTTTGTCAATACCCTGAGGTACATTCTCGACCTGCGTTCACCCATTAAAAAAGCATACATTGACGATATCGACCATCTGGGCAACAGGCGTCTGCGTACAATCGATGAGCTTGCTGCCGACGAAATCCGCAAGGGTCTGCTAAAACTCCGCAGGACAATTGAAGAACGGATGAATATCAAGGAGCCTGACCAGATCGGCAAGGTTTCCGACATTATAAATTCAAAGGCTGTTTCGAGCAGCATAGAATATTTCTTCGGCCGCGGCGAGCTGAGCCAGGTTGTTGACCAGACAAATATCCTCAGTCAGCTTACCCATGAAAGAAGGCTCTCAGCGCTGGGCCCCGGCGGTTTGAACAGAAAGCGTGCAGGCTTTGAAGTTCGTGACGTTCATATCAGTCACTACGGCCGTATATGCCCGATCGAAACACCTGAAGGTACAAACATTGGACTTATCGCGTCACTGGGTATTTTCTCCGGTGTTGATGAATATGGTTTTCTAATTACTCCCTACCGCAAGGTTGAAGACTCACAGATAACCGGTCAGGTAGATTATCTCCGCGCAGATGAAGAGATGGCGCTGGTGTTCACTCCGCCAAGTTCGGTTGACCCCGAAAACGGCAAGCTCAAAGAAGGTCTGCTTCTTGCGCGTGAAAGAGGCGAGCTGACTCAGACAACCCGTGAGGATGTCAACTATGTAGATATCTCGCCCAAGCAGACTGTTGGTATATCTGCTTCGCTGATTCCGTTCCTTGAACACGATGACGCAAACCGTGCGCTTATGGGTTCTAACATGATGCGCCAGGCAGTTCCTCTGCTGACAACCGAGGCGCCTCTTGTAGGCACCGGAATGGAGTCTGAGGTGGCCAAAAACTCCAGTATGGTACTCAGGGCCGCCGAGGACGGCGTTGTAACCTATGTTGACGCGATGAAGATCGTTGTCGATGACCGTGAAGAGTATGAATTGCAGAAGTTCCGCGGCCTCAATGAACGTACCTGCCTCAACCAGCAGCCGCTTGTTGTAAAAGGTCAGAATGTCAAAAAAGGCGACATAATCGCTGACGGCGGTGCTACCAACAACGGCAGGCTCTCGCTTGGTAAGAACGTTCTTGTGGCGTTTGTGCCTTTCGACGGCTACAACTTTGAGGATGCGATCCTTATCAGCGAAAACCTGGTTAAGGACGACGCGTTTACAAGTGTCCATATTGACTCATTCACAATAGAGATACGTGAGACCAAACTCGGCCGCGAAGAGTTTACATGCGATATACCTAACGTAAGCGAGAGAATGCTCAAGAATCTTGACGCACGCGGAATTGTCCGTGAAGGAACACGTGTGGGCCCCAATGATATTCTTGTCGGCAAAATTTCGCCTAAGAGCAAGACAGAGCTCACTCCGGAAGAAAAACTGCTTCACGCTATTTTCGGCCGCGCCGGCGAAGACGTCAAAAATGATTCGCTGATAATGCCCAGCGGCCACGAAGGCGTTGTTATTGAGACAAAGCATTTCAAACGCAAGGCGTCTCTCTCCGCAGAAGAAAGAGCGGAGCAGGAACGCGACCTTGAAATATACAAAGAGTCGATGAACCGGCGGCAGATACGTATTTTCCGCCAGATGATATCATCGATTAACGATAAGCTGGGTATCGTCATTGTCGATCCAACCTCAAAGCAGAAGGTTGGAACGAGTGAATATGACGAGGTAATACTCGAGCAGATTGAAACCTTCACCTTAGATTGGGTTGAAGACGAAAAAGACCGTAATAAAGTAAAAGATCTGGTCAATATTTACTGGCCTCGTATCCAGGAAGTCCAGTTCGAGATGGAGCGGTATGTCGATTCGGTCAAGCGAGGCGACGAGCTGCCCAGCGGCGTACTCGAGATGGTTAAGGTTTATATCGCGACCAAACGTCCGCTCTCTGTCGGTGATAAGATGGCCGGACGCCACGGTAACAAGGGTGTTATCGCACGCGTGCTGCAGCAGGAAGATATGCCGTTCCTCGAGGACGGGACTCCGTGCGAAATCGTTCTTAATCCTCTTGGTGTTCCCAGTCGTATGAACGTCGGCCAGATACTCGAAACCCACCTGGGCTGGGCGGCTAAGGTTCTCGGATTTGACGCTATTACAAGTGTTTTTGACGGTGCTTCAGAACAGGACGTTGTCAATGTGATAAACGAAGCCAATCAAAGCGTTCTTGAGCGTAAAGAATATTGCGAAAAGAACAACATCGCTCCTGATAAGGACGATATTTACGCTACTGTACCGGAAACACTCAAGACTCAACTTTATGACGGCCGCACCGGCGAGGAGTTTGAACAGCGTGCAACTGTAGGCTATATGTACATGCTCAAGCTGCATCATCTTGTTGATGAGAAAATCCATGCCCGTTCAACAGGCCCATACAGCCTTATAACCCAGCAGCCGCTGGGCGGCAAAGCCCGGGCCGGCGGACAGAGGTTTGGAGAGATGGAAGTCTGGGCGCTCGAGGCTTACGGCGCTGCATACACCCTCCAGGAGCTTTTGACCGTCAAGAGTGACGATATGGAAGGACGTTCAAAGATTTACGAGTCTATGGTTAAGGGAGCCAATACTCTCGAGGCCGGAACGCCAATTTCGTTCGACGTACTCTGCAGCGAGATCAAAGGTCTTGGCTTGAATATTAGTCTTGAAAAAAATAATCAGGGTAACGCCCCCATCTAA
- the rpoC gene encoding DNA-directed RNA polymerase subunit beta', with protein MLDTLFEKINDYGSVKITLASANDIRSWSYGVVAKPETINYRTYRPEKEGLFCEKIFGPEKDWECSCGKYKGTKYKGIICDRCGVKVTHSRARRKRMGHINLAAPVVHIWFFKAMPSRLAALLGMKTSEIEKIVYFQDYVVTDPGDTPLKKNQLLSEEEYRDMLTKYGSAFKVNMGAEAIKEMIHSLNLNELSITLRDEIRATNSKQKLNDLTKRLKVVNAVLESGNDPCNMVLEVAPVIPPDLRPLVQLESGNFATSDLNDLYRRIINRNNRLAKLIDLNAPEVIVRNEKRMLQQAVDALLDNSRCKRPVQGSNNRPLKSLTDMIKGKQGRFRENLLGKRVDYSARSVIVVGPWLKLNQCGLPKKIALELYQPFIIRKLKERGYADTIKSAKRMLDRREAQVWDILEEVTYQHPVLLNRAPTLHRMGIQAFEPILVEGNAILLHPLACKGFNADFDGDQMAVHLPLSIEAQVETHTLVLATNNIFAPSNGSPNLTPSQDMVLGNYYLTTIQEGKKGEGMIFRDFNEAITAYELGKVDCHTKIKVRLPKGKLVRDEKGEEKKDDREIVIETCPGRCIFNENLGDKMPFYNLVMTNKQLGRVISDCNEILGTGETINLLDRIKDLGFKYATLAGISFGITDMRIPDSKQSIIDRAQTRVDKIIENYNAGVLTEGERYNQIIDAWTHARVEVTSDMMEAMKNDTRDGKPYLNPIYVMRHSGARGSIDQIQQLAGMRALMAKPSGEIMETPIISNFREGLNVLEYFTSTHGARKGLADTALKTADSGYLTRKLADVAQNVIVTQQDCGTLAGITKKAIFKGEEVDIPLKEIIVGRVSRDNIRDPYLDSMIVSEDEVITPEAAARLEELGIDTIRVRSPLTCDADFGICAKCYGWDMSTSRMVEEGMAVGIIGAQSIGEPGTQLTMRTFHTGGIASHAVIQNEQTAPREGIVRYGDFTVVEAKVGRKKHLVSLQRDGELKLVDEKGRELEKFAVPYGGIIRANDGEKVEIGQVLYSWDPHMIPILAEKDGTVRWVDIIEGDTMRLEEELKGKKGHPVVIEHKGDRHPQLVIEDSEGNTLDVHYLAAKARIEIKDGQEVVAGQMIARLPRGSGGTQDITGGLPRVTEIFEARKPKDPAAMAEISGTVELRSDKRRGKMTIIVRSDSGMEHEHHVPRDRHLNVHTGDHVEAGDSLTEGPLVPQDILRINGEEALQNYLLQEIQKVYRAQNVKINDKHIEVIVSQMMSKVEIDSVGDSDFLPGDVVDKQTFRQANADLAGSLVVVDKGDTDLIEGKVVTKQNLSDANDKVELLGGEPAKGKKPRPATANTRLLGITKASLQSDSFISAASFQETTKVLTEAALGGKIDTLQGLKENVILGHLIPAGTGFRGYTDLKVKHLVAEPVHEELKDAHKMDAEAEAKVREALGL; from the coding sequence ATGCTTGATACACTATTCGAAAAAATCAATGATTACGGTTCGGTAAAGATAACACTTGCCAGCGCCAATGACATACGCAGCTGGTCGTACGGTGTTGTTGCAAAGCCTGAAACGATAAATTACCGTACCTACAGGCCGGAAAAGGAAGGTCTCTTCTGCGAAAAGATCTTCGGGCCTGAAAAGGATTGGGAGTGTTCGTGCGGCAAATACAAAGGCACAAAGTACAAAGGTATAATCTGTGACCGATGCGGTGTTAAGGTTACTCACAGCCGCGCACGCCGCAAGAGGATGGGCCACATCAATCTGGCAGCTCCGGTTGTTCATATATGGTTCTTCAAGGCTATGCCAAGCAGGCTTGCTGCGCTTCTGGGGATGAAGACTTCAGAAATAGAAAAAATCGTTTATTTCCAGGATTATGTTGTTACTGATCCCGGCGATACACCTCTCAAGAAAAATCAGCTTCTCAGCGAAGAAGAATACCGTGATATGCTGACCAAATACGGCTCGGCATTTAAAGTCAATATGGGCGCTGAAGCCATCAAAGAGATGATCCACAGCCTTAACCTCAACGAGCTTAGCATAACGCTCAGAGATGAGATCCGCGCGACCAACAGCAAACAGAAGCTCAATGACCTTACAAAGCGGCTCAAAGTAGTCAACGCGGTTCTGGAAAGCGGCAATGACCCTTGCAACATGGTGCTTGAGGTTGCGCCTGTAATTCCTCCCGATCTGCGTCCGCTTGTTCAGCTTGAAAGCGGCAACTTTGCCACAAGTGATCTTAACGATCTTTACAGACGTATTATCAACAGAAATAACCGTCTTGCCAAGCTGATAGACCTCAACGCTCCAGAGGTTATTGTACGCAACGAAAAGCGTATGCTTCAGCAGGCAGTTGACGCTCTGCTGGACAACAGCAGATGTAAACGCCCCGTTCAGGGCAGCAACAACCGTCCGCTCAAGAGTCTTACCGACATGATTAAGGGTAAGCAGGGACGTTTCCGTGAGAACCTTCTCGGTAAGCGTGTTGATTATTCCGCCCGTTCGGTTATCGTTGTCGGCCCCTGGCTTAAACTCAACCAGTGCGGCCTGCCCAAGAAGATAGCTCTCGAGCTTTATCAGCCGTTTATAATCCGCAAACTCAAAGAACGCGGCTACGCGGATACCATTAAGAGCGCAAAGCGCATGCTTGACCGCCGCGAGGCACAGGTCTGGGATATCCTCGAAGAGGTTACCTATCAGCATCCTGTTCTGCTCAACCGTGCTCCCACGCTTCACCGAATGGGAATCCAGGCGTTTGAGCCAATCCTTGTAGAAGGAAATGCGATTCTGCTGCACCCGCTTGCCTGTAAAGGATTTAACGCGGACTTTGACGGCGACCAGATGGCAGTCCATCTGCCGCTGAGTATCGAAGCCCAGGTAGAAACCCATACATTGGTATTGGCTACTAATAATATCTTTGCGCCTTCTAACGGTTCTCCTAACCTTACCCCTTCACAGGATATGGTTCTTGGTAATTATTACCTGACAACCATTCAGGAAGGAAAGAAGGGCGAGGGCATGATTTTCCGTGACTTCAACGAGGCTATAACAGCTTATGAGCTGGGCAAGGTTGATTGTCACACAAAAATCAAGGTTCGTTTGCCTAAGGGTAAGCTTGTTAGAGACGAAAAAGGCGAAGAGAAAAAAGACGACCGTGAAATAGTGATTGAAACCTGTCCCGGCCGCTGTATCTTCAATGAGAATCTCGGCGATAAGATGCCTTTCTATAACCTTGTTATGACAAATAAGCAGCTCGGCAGGGTTATCAGTGACTGTAACGAGATTCTGGGCACCGGCGAGACAATCAATCTGCTTGACCGTATCAAGGATCTCGGATTTAAGTACGCAACGCTTGCCGGTATAAGTTTCGGCATAACCGATATGCGTATCCCGGATTCAAAGCAGTCTATTATCGATCGTGCACAGACAAGAGTAGATAAGATTATTGAAAACTACAACGCCGGCGTACTTACAGAAGGCGAACGCTACAATCAGATAATTGATGCCTGGACCCATGCAAGGGTCGAGGTTACCAGTGACATGATGGAAGCGATGAAAAACGATACCCGTGACGGCAAGCCATATCTCAACCCGATTTACGTGATGAGGCACTCCGGTGCCCGAGGCAGTATCGACCAGATTCAGCAGCTTGCCGGTATGCGTGCTCTTATGGCTAAGCCCAGCGGCGAGATTATGGAGACTCCCATTATCTCTAACTTCCGTGAAGGTCTTAACGTTCTTGAGTACTTCACATCTACTCACGGTGCCCGTAAAGGTCTTGCCGATACAGCACTTAAGACCGCTGACTCAGGTTATCTGACTCGTAAGCTCGCCGATGTAGCTCAGAATGTCATCGTTACACAGCAGGATTGCGGCACTCTTGCCGGTATCACCAAGAAGGCGATTTTCAAGGGTGAAGAAGTCGATATTCCGCTCAAAGAGATTATTGTCGGCCGTGTCTCAAGGGACAACATACGTGATCCTTATCTCGATTCAATGATTGTCAGTGAAGACGAAGTGATAACGCCCGAGGCAGCCGCAAGGCTTGAAGAACTCGGCATTGATACAATACGTGTAAGAAGTCCGTTGACTTGTGATGCCGACTTTGGTATCTGTGCCAAGTGTTACGGATGGGATATGAGTACCAGCCGAATGGTTGAAGAAGGTATGGCTGTCGGTATTATTGGTGCTCAAAGTATTGGCGAGCCCGGTACACAGCTGACAATGCGTACTTTCCACACCGGCGGTATTGCATCACACGCCGTTATTCAGAATGAGCAGACCGCTCCTCGTGAAGGTATTGTCCGTTACGGCGACTTTACTGTTGTTGAAGCCAAGGTTGGACGCAAGAAACATCTGGTTTCACTCCAGAGAGACGGTGAGCTCAAGCTGGTGGACGAAAAAGGCCGTGAGCTTGAGAAATTCGCGGTGCCTTATGGTGGTATAATCAGAGCCAATGACGGAGAGAAAGTCGAAATCGGCCAGGTACTCTATTCATGGGATCCGCATATGATCCCGATACTTGCCGAGAAAGACGGAACCGTCAGATGGGTTGACATTATCGAAGGCGATACCATGCGTCTTGAAGAAGAGCTCAAAGGCAAGAAGGGACACCCCGTTGTCATCGAGCATAAGGGCGACAGGCACCCGCAGTTAGTTATTGAAGACTCCGAAGGCAATACCCTTGACGTGCATTATCTGGCAGCCAAAGCCAGGATTGAAATAAAAGACGGCCAGGAGGTTGTTGCCGGACAGATGATCGCCCGACTGCCCAGAGGCTCCGGCGGTACACAGGATATTACCGGCGGTCTGCCGCGTGTTACTGAAATTTTCGAAGCCCGCAAGCCCAAGGATCCCGCCGCGATGGCAGAGATTTCGGGTACCGTTGAGCTGAGAAGTGATAAGCGCCGCGGCAAGATGACTATTATCGTCAGAAGTGACAGCGGCATGGAACATGAACACCACGTTCCAAGGGACAGGCACCTCAATGTCCATACAGGCGACCATGTTGAGGCGGGCGATTCGCTTACAGAAGGACCTCTGGTTCCTCAGGATATCCTCAGGATTAACGGCGAAGAGGCGCTTCAGAATTATCTGCTTCAGGAAATTCAGAAGGTATATCGCGCTCAGAATGTAAAAATAAATGATAAACACATCGAAGTTATTGTCTCGCAGATGATGTCAAAAGTTGAGATTGACTCTGTCGGCGACAGTGACTTCCTCCCCGGCGACGTTGTCGATAAGCAGACATTCCGCCAGGCAAACGCCGACCTTGCAGGCAGCCTGGTAGTTGTTGACAAGGGCGATACGGATCTTATTGAAGGTAAAGTAGTTACGAAGCAAAACCTTTCTGACGCCAATGATAAGGTAGAACTGCTCGGGGGCGAACCGGCTAAGGGCAAGAAGCCTCGTCCGGCAACTGCTAATACGCGTCTGCTGGGTATTACTAAGGCTTCATTGCAGTCGGACAGCTTTATTTCAGCGGCAAGTTTCCAGGAAACAACAAAAGTCTTGACAGAGGCAGCCCTGGGCGGTAAAATTGATACTCTGCAAGGTTTGAAAGAGAATGTTATTCTTGGTCACTTGATACCTGCTGGTACCGGATTCAGAGGTTATACAGATCTCAAGGTCAAGCATCTCGTGGCAGAACCAGTTCATGAAGAGCTCAAAGATGCTCATAAGATGGACGCTGAAGCAGAAGCTAAAGTTAGAGAAGCTTTGGGTTTATAA
- the rplL gene encoding 50S ribosomal protein L7/L12: MSDEAKTYAAEIKELGDKIVALTLMQAKELGDYLKDEYGIEPAAGGAVMVAGPAAGGEEAAVEEKTEFNVILEAAGDKKIAVIKEVRAITGLGLKEAKELVDGAPKTVKENASAEEAETLKSQLEAAGATVKLD; encoded by the coding sequence ATGAGCGACGAAGCAAAAACTTACGCAGCAGAAATCAAAGAACTTGGTGACAAAATCGTAGCACTTACTCTTATGCAGGCAAAAGAGCTTGGCGACTACCTCAAGGATGAGTACGGAATCGAGCCGGCAGCCGGCGGTGCCGTAATGGTTGCAGGTCCTGCGGCAGGCGGCGAAGAAGCAGCTGTTGAAGAGAAGACAGAATTTAATGTAATCCTTGAAGCAGCAGGCGACAAGAAGATTGCAGTAATCAAGGAAGTCCGTGCTATCACAGGTCTCGGCCTCAAAGAAGCAAAAGAGCTTGTTGACGGCGCACCTAAGACTGTTAAAGAAAACGCTTCAGCAGAAGAGGCAGAGACACTCAAGTCTCAGCTCGAAGCTGCGGGCGCGACAGTCAAACTGGACTAA